In Deltaproteobacteria bacterium, a single window of DNA contains:
- the apgM gene encoding 2,3-bisphosphoglycerate-independent phosphoglycerate mutase, giving the protein MVNAVTKIRNPHSTSRILFIVLDGLADRPQSLLGGKTPLEAAHTRHLDRLAELGTTGLLLPLSPGVPLESEFSHFLLFGYSSDQFPGRAAFEAIGRGFDIAPETVVMLASFASTTIVEGRVRRDTILWEEKQSRDEADCEELIKGIAEYESHGIHFSLQSCGHCEAILTLSGDPSRYISDVDPFYNGALVAKALPLVEDPDHTNANRTATALNDYLNWVWQRLQSHPINQQRRLLNSSLINFLLTKWAAVRPDVPPFLEQNGLRAASIENYPLYVGLAGGCGMTSVTVSHYSDVAADFQEKLRVADTLFQQGYEFVHVHSKGPDVAAHQKDPLAKQRAIEAIDSELGDLVRRVEATGDVLVVITGDHATPSSGPLIHSGEAVPLLITGGQNVLSDHVKQFHERAVITGGLGQIRGAELMPVLLNLTDRVRLHGIRHQSQVRPYWSGAVESFEVKSSQEKRTKS; this is encoded by the coding sequence ATGGTGAACGCGGTGACAAAAATCCGCAATCCGCATTCTACAAGCCGTATTCTCTTTATCGTGCTCGACGGTCTTGCTGATCGCCCGCAATCACTTCTTGGAGGTAAAACCCCGCTTGAGGCCGCACACACTCGCCATCTCGATCGACTGGCGGAACTGGGCACTACCGGATTGTTGCTCCCATTGTCTCCGGGCGTGCCCTTAGAGAGTGAATTTTCGCACTTCCTCCTTTTCGGCTATTCATCTGATCAATTCCCTGGCCGTGCCGCTTTTGAAGCAATCGGCCGAGGATTCGATATTGCTCCAGAGACTGTCGTTATGTTGGCGAGCTTTGCTTCAACGACGATTGTCGAGGGAAGGGTCCGTCGCGACACCATTCTCTGGGAGGAGAAGCAATCTCGTGACGAGGCAGACTGTGAAGAACTGATCAAAGGGATTGCTGAATACGAGTCGCATGGAATTCATTTTTCACTGCAATCGTGCGGACATTGCGAAGCAATCCTCACTCTCTCTGGAGATCCTAGTCGCTATATCTCTGATGTTGATCCGTTTTATAACGGCGCGCTGGTAGCGAAGGCGCTGCCTCTAGTTGAAGATCCTGACCACACAAATGCAAACCGTACCGCGACAGCATTGAACGATTACTTGAACTGGGTCTGGCAACGTTTGCAGAGCCATCCAATTAATCAGCAAAGGAGATTACTTAACTCCTCACTGATAAACTTTTTGTTGACCAAATGGGCCGCAGTACGACCAGATGTTCCACCTTTTCTTGAACAAAATGGACTACGGGCAGCGAGCATAGAGAACTATCCACTTTATGTTGGGTTGGCGGGTGGTTGTGGCATGACTTCTGTGACTGTCTCTCACTATTCAGATGTTGCGGCTGATTTTCAGGAAAAACTGCGGGTTGCGGACACGCTCTTTCAGCAAGGATATGAATTTGTCCATGTTCACTCGAAGGGGCCGGATGTTGCGGCACATCAGAAAGATCCTCTAGCCAAGCAACGTGCAATTGAGGCGATTGATAGTGAGCTTGGTGATCTGGTCAGACGAGTTGAAGCCACAGGCGATGTGCTTGTGGTCATAACCGGCGATCACGCCACACCGAGTAGCGGTCCGCTGATTCATTCTGGTGAGGCGGTACCGTTGCTCATAACTGGTGGACAGAACGTACTCAGCGACCATGTGAAGCAATTTCATGAACGCGCAGTGATCACTGGTGGATTAGGGCAGATTCGCGGTGCTGAGCTGATGCCCGTGCTGCTTAACCTTACTGACCGGGTGCGCTTACATGGCATTCGGCATCAATCGCAGGTTCGGCCATATTGGTCGGGGGCAGTGGAGTCGTTTGAGGTAAAGAGTAGTCAGGAGAAAAGAACGAAGTCCTGA